gaagaacaagcttcttggatcaagtggtcacatgagactatgttggcatctcctgtctggaggggagataagagggcagagggagccagaagctacccaaatggacacaaggagagagagtggaggcgagtactgtgctatctcatcagagtgagagcaattaggagtgtatagcaaggtgtatgtaaatttttgtatgagagactgacctgatttgtaaactttcacttaaagcacaataaaaattaattaaaaaaaatatctcCAGttaggaaggaagaatgaaggaaattaaatatacaagggaaagattagtccaaaggactaatggaccacgtctaccgcagcttccaccagactgagtccagtacaaccagatggtgcccacctGATACCACTAACTGCCCTAACaatgatcacaatagagggtcccagacagagctggagaaaaatgtagaacaaaattctaactcgcaaaaaacaccagacttactggcctgacagagactggagaaaccccgagagtatggcccctggacgatcctttagctcagtaatgaagtcactcccgaggctTACCCTTAAGCAAAAGATTAGAccggtccataaaacaaaatgagacaaaaggggcactccagcccaggggcaaggactagaaggcaggaggggacaggaaagctgataatagggaacccaagtttgagaagggagagtgttgacaggtcatggggttgttaaccaatgtcataaaacaatatgtgtgctaactgtttaatgagaaactagtttgttctgtaaaccttcatctaaagtacaattaaaaaaaatctctagttTGTTGTGGGATTTAATTGAAATAAAGTCTACAGAGTACATAGTAAGAGCTCAAAAATATTAGTTTCGTTCTGGGAGTCTGTATAGAATCCTGTCAGGAGGGACGATTTAAGAAGAAATGGTGACTTTCACTGGGTGAGCCTCTCAAGGTCTTTGACCCACTTCAACACAACCTTCGTACATCCACTGACTCATTTAACTCATACACCAAGTGTGTATGCCACTTGGAgcaggagcaggcacaggtagAAGAAAAGTGTGGGAGAAGTATCTCATACTTAATGAGCATCAGCACAACAGCCAAACAGAAAAATGTATTGCACAGCAGGCAGCCATGCTTTGAGAAGACCATTCTTATAGACGATCCAGGAGACTTAGATAAATCTTACCTCTCAGGAATTGAAGAATTCTTGGGCTGGAAATGGAACCAAGAATGGGGTGTGCAAGCACCTTGATTCAAGGTAACATATTCCCAATCCATTCTAGATAGAACTTCTTCAGAAAATTTCCAGAGAAATTGGCTGGATTTTTTTCTAATCACTGTTTGTTCATCTTGTCTTCGTATTGAGTAGAGTTTAGCTGTAGTCACCCTAGAATATCCATGCGCTTCTCTCTTAACAGAGATTGGGTAATTAAAAAAGTGCATGCTTATCTCTCAGTCTCGCTCTTTTACTAGTTTTATCCCCCCCAACCCTTTAGCAATTCCTCCAATGAACTCATTGGCTCTTTTCCCATCAAACAGATACAGGAAGGTCACCACTCAAAGAAGAATATGGTTGGCCCTGGGCCTTTGCTGGCTGGTGTCACTTCTGGTGGGACTGATACCCATGTTTGGCTGGAACATGAAACTGACCCCAGGGTACAACAGAAATGCCACCTATTTTCCATGCCAATTCCGTTTCGTTATGAGGATGGACTACATGGTCTACTTCAGCTTCTTCACCTGGATTTTGATCCCCCTGGTTATTATGTGTGCCATCTACCTTGACATTTTCTATGTCATCCGGAACAAACTTAATCAGAAGTTTTCTAGCTCCAAAGAGACAGGTGCATTTTATGGACGGGAATTCAAGACAGCTAAGTCCCTGTTTCTGGTCCTCTTCTTGTTTGCTTTGTCCTGGCTGCCTTTATCCATTGTCAACTGCATTACCTATTTTGGAGGTGAGGTATCACAAGCTGTGATATACTTGGGCATTCTACTGTCCCATGCTAACTCTATGATGAACCCTATCGTCTATGCTTGTAAAATAAAGAAGTTCAAGGAGACCTACCTCTTGATCTTCAAAACCTGTGTGATTTGCCGGTCCCGTGATTCCTCGGACCAAGGCAGTGAGCAGACTTCTGAGTAGTCTATCCAAGGAAGATGACCTTCATATTCAGATTGACCTTCAGATTCAACAAACACTTGCGGTCCTATTCATCGGGGCCAGGAGATTTTATATTCCTTGATTCCTTCCACTGAGATGGAGAGCATTTGGCTGGCTGCCTCTAACTGTACCTCCCCTACCCTCTTCCTTTAATGCAATTTTCTAGAGGCCTGACTTGAAGACAATGTACTATTGTTGCtactgcttcctgtgttcctcctTCCTATACAGAAGGAGAGATTACGGAACATGAAGGATGCCTCCTTGACTTATCTATTGGCTGGACATTATGTGATGGTGGCTCAGTTCCACTCCATTGCAGCATCTGGGGACCCTGCTCTCAGCAGATGTCCAGCAGATGTTGGGAGCTCAATGTAAAGAGGACTTAAACTGCTAAATCACCTGTGAATGTATTTGAGTGAATAAAATTACAGCTAACTTTTGCATGTAGCTGTTTGCTGGGAGTCAGGATCACTCGGGGCTTGGAGACCCAGCTGGCTGCTCCTGGCACTCAGCCTGCTCACTACTTAGAGTCAGTTTGGGTGTTCATCTGTGTGAATTCTGGGCTTCTTGTCCCTTTCCCCAGAACATCCTGCACCTTATTCCTGGGCTGATCAGAGCATTTGTCAACTTTATGAGCCATTCAGCTATTGTTAGAGAAAGAATGACCCTGTCTCTGGAGCTGAGTCCTAGTCATTTGTCCTTGCAATTCATTTTAATAGGAGGAGTTGGGGGTTGGGCAAAAAGAGACGATGCATCCCTATTATTTACTGAAAAGTTCCATTGCACTCAGAACTTTGCATGCATTATCTCTTTTTGTCTCCACCATCTGGGAGGTAGGTGCCATTATTATTCTCATCTCCATTTTTCAGGAgaaaaaactgagacacagagaagtcAAGTAACTTGTTCATAATCCATAATCAATAAGTAGTAGAACCAAGTGTTAAACACAGCCTCACCTTATGTGAGAACCCTCACTTCTCGCCATCTGTCCTCAGACATGAAGAAGGACTTGTAACTTCTCCAAGGTCCAAACTATCAAGCTCACCTTATGTACAATTAGCAGATAAAAAAAACTAGAGTTTGCACATTTGAAGGctgctgggttttttgtttttgccttagCTATACTATCTAAGTAATTAGGACACCAGACACGGATAGAGTGCCAGTCACGTCGTTTGAGCATCGAGTATGGTTTTAGAGATTCAAGGTGGCGTCTCTGGTTTGGTCTACCCAAATCTGCAGCTGTGGATTTTTACTCCCAGGACAAAATATGAACTTGGCAAGA
This DNA window, taken from Elephas maximus indicus isolate mEleMax1 chromosome 3, mEleMax1 primary haplotype, whole genome shotgun sequence, encodes the following:
- the ADORA3 gene encoding adenosine receptor A3 isoform X1, whose protein sequence is MPVNSTAVTLPSMTYITVEILIGLCAIVGNVLVIWAVKLNPSLQTTTFYFIVSLALADIAVGVLVMPLAIVISLNITIHFYSCLFMTCLLLIFTHASIMSLLAIAVDRYLRVKLTIRYRKVTTQRRIWLALGLCWLVSLLVGLIPMFGWNMKLTPGYNRNATYFPCQFRFVMRMDYMVYFSFFTWILIPLVIMCAIYLDIFYVIRNKLNQKFSSSKETGAFYGREFKTAKSLFLVLFLFALSWLPLSIVNCITYFGGEVSQAVIYLGILLSHANSMMNPIVYACKIKKFKETYLLIFKTCVICRSRDSSDQGSEQTSE